The Setaria italica strain Yugu1 chromosome IX, Setaria_italica_v2.0, whole genome shotgun sequence genome has a window encoding:
- the LOC101757834 gene encoding transmembrane 9 superfamily member 3: protein MAASPAAAAALLALLALAAAGGVAADGSDHRYKAGEPVPLYANKVGPFHNPSETYRYFDLPFCSPEKVREKSEALGEVLNGDRLVDAPYKLDFRVDLDSRSVCSKKLTTEDVAKFRNAVAKDYYFQMYYDDLPLWGFIGKVDKEGKADPSEWKYYLYKHIIFDILFNNDRVIEINVHTDQSALVDLTEDKETNVEFLYSVKWKETLTPFEKRMEKYSSSSNLPHHLEVHWFSIINSCVTVLLLTGFLATILMRVLKNDFVKYAHDEEAADDQEESGWKYIHGDVFRFPKNKSLFSAALGTGTQLFALTTFIFLLALVGVFYPYNRGALFTALVVIYALTSGIAGYIATSFYCQLEGTNWVRNLLLTGCLFCGPLFLTFCFLNTVAIAYSATAALPFGTICVIVLIWTLVTFPLLVLGGIAGKNSKTEFQAPCRTTKYPREIPPLPWYRQTIPQMAMAGFLPFSAIYIELYYIFASVWGHRIYTIYSILFIVFIILLIVTAFITVALTYFQLAAEDHEWWWRSFLCGGSTGFFVYGYCLYYYYARSDMSGFMQTSFFFGYMACICYAFFLMLGMVGFRAALFFVRHIYKSIKCE, encoded by the exons AtggcggcctcgccggccgcggccgcggcgctcctcgccctcctcgccctcgcggcggccggcggcgtggcggctgACGGCTCCGACCACCGCTACAAGGCCGGCGAGCCCGTCCCGCTCTACGCCAACAAGGTCGGCCCCTTCCACAACCCCAG TGAGACGTATCGGTACTTTGACCTGCCTTTCTGCTCTCCTG AGAAAGTGAGGGAGAAGAGCGAGGCCCTGGGTGAGGTCCTTAATGGGGATCGGCTGGTCGATGCACCTTATAAGCTTGATTTCCGTGTGGACCTTGACTCCAGGTCGGTTTGCTCAAAGAAGCTCACCACGGAGGATGTGGCCAAGTTCCGGAATGCAGTAGCTAAGGACTACTACTTCCAGATGTACTATGATGATCTCCCACTATGGGGTTTCATTGGTAAAGTTGATAAGGAAGGCAAGGCTGACCCGAGCGAGTGGAAGTACTACCTATACAAGCACATCATCTTCGATATCCTCTTCAACAATGACCGGGTGATCGAGATCAATGTGCACACTGATCAGAGTGCATTGGTTGACCTGACGGAGGATAAGGAGACCAATGTGGAATTCCTTTACTCGGTCAAGTGGAAGGAGACACTTACACCATTTGAGAAGAGGATGGAGAAGTATTCCAGCTCCTCCAACTTGCCACACCACCTGGAGGTTCATTGGTTCTCGATTATAAACTCTTGTGTTACAGTCCTCCTCCTCACAGGGTTCCTTGCAACGATCCTCATGCGAGTACTGAAGAATGATTTTGTCAA GTATGCCCATGATGAGGAAGCAGCTGATGACCAAGAAGAGTCTGGGTGGAAGTATATCCATGGTGATGTCTTCCGGTTCCCCAAGAATAAGTCACTATTTTCTGCTGCTCTTGGTACAGGAACTCAATTATTTGCCCT CACAACCTTTATATTCCTGCTTGCACTTGTTGGAGTATTCTACCCTTACAACCGTGGTGCATTGTTTACTGCATTGGTTGTCATCTATGCGCTCACTTCAGGAATTGCTGGATACATTGCTACCTCTTTCTATTGTCAGCTGGAGGGGACAAACTGG gtgaggaACTTGCTATTGACAGGATGCCTGTTTTGTGGACCTCTCTTCCTGACATTCTGTTTCTTGAACACAGTTGCTATTGCTTATAGTGCAACAGCAGCATTGCCCTTTGGCACGATCTGTGTCATTGTGCTCATCTGGACCTTGGTGACATTTCCTTTGCTCGTTTTGGGAGGTATTGCTGGTAAAAACAGCAAAACTGAATTCCAAGCTCCTTGCCGCACCACTAAATACCCCAGGGAGATTCCTCCACTTCCCTGGTACCGGCAAACAATTCCCCAGATGGCTATGGCTGGGTTTTTGCCTTTCAGTGCCATATACATTGAGCTGTACTACATCTTTGCTAGTGTTTGGGGCCACAGGATTTACACGATCTACAGCATTCTCTTTATAGTCTTTATCATCCTCCTTATCGTCACTGCTTTCATCACTGTTGCACTGACGTACTTCCAGCTTGCTGCTGAAGACCATGAGTGGTGGTGGAG GTCATTCCTATGTGGAGGATCAACCGGTTTCTTTGTATATGGCTACTGCCTGTACTACTACTATGCACGATCAGACATGTCTGGCTTCATGCAGACCTCTTTCTTCTTTGGCTACATGGCCTGCATCTGCTATGCATTCTTCTTGATGCTCGGGATGGTGGGCTTCCGTGCCGCCTTGTTCTTTGTCCGCCACATATACAAATCCATCAAGTGTGAGTGA
- the LOC101758249 gene encoding anaphase-promoting complex subunit 6, with the protein MRDTNFGFPRVPPTSSSPPAEAAAEPSPKRRRVGEAAEEPPTPPEMREEALERLRGVVRDSVGKHLYSSAIFLADKVAAATGDPADLYMLAQALFLGRHYRRALHLLNNSRLLRDLRFRFLAAKCLEELKEWHQCLLMLGDAKIDEHGKVLDQDDDSDIYFDKDAEDHEINIKSAICFLRGKAYEALDNRDLARQWYKAAIKADPLCYEALECLVDNYMLTCEEESELLASLQFRKEDGWLSAFYSCLIRKHEKEYVVEAKFKELERESCSISSSSSGETLKNNIDVLACKAEYYHQSGEYQKCWQLTSSLLERDPFHLKCTLVHLAAAMELGHSNDLYLLACNLVKDYPQKALSWFAVGCYYYCIKKYDQARRYFGKATGLDGTFPPAWIGTGIAYAAQEEGDQAMAAFRTAARLFPGCHLPTLYMGMQYVRMHNFKLAEQFFTQAKSICPSDPLIYNELGVVAYNMKEYQKAVQFFELTLGHTSSSQNEMWEPTLVNLGHALRKLKKYDNAVSYYEKALTFPTKSLSAFAGLAYTYHLMDNFEAAINYYHKALWLKPDDQFCTDMLTYALESSCHSTARRRIV; encoded by the exons ATGCGGGACACGAATTTCGGTTTCCCTCGCGTgccgcccacctcctcctccccacccgcCGAAGCAGCAGCCGAGCCTAGCCCCAAGCGGAGGAGAGTAGGAGAGGCCGCCGAGGAGCCACCGACGCCGCCGGAGATGagggaggaggcgctggagcgGCTGCGCGGGGTGGTGCGGGACAGCGTCGGGAAGCACCTGTACTCGTCGGCCATCTTCCTCGCCGACAAGGTGGCCGCCGCCACGGGGGACCCCGCTGACTTGTACATGCTCGCGCAGGCGCTCTTCCTCGGCCGCCACTACCGTCGGGCGCTCCACCTCCTCAACAATTCCCGCCTGCTCCGCGACCTCCGGTTCCGATTCCTTGCCGCCAAGTGCCTA GAGGAGTTGAAAGAGTGGCATCAGTGTTTGTTGATGCTTGGGGATGCAAAAATTGATGAACATGGAAAGGTCCTTGATCAGGATGATGACAGTGACATTTATTTTGATAAGGATGCTGAAGATCATGAGATCAAC ATCAAATCAGCTATATGTTTCTTACGTGGCAAGGCCTATGAAGCACTAGACAACCGTGATCTTGCTCGCCAATG GTACAAGGCAGCCATTAAAGCTGATCCTCTGTGTTACGAG GCTCTTGAATGTCTTGTTGATAATTATATGTTGACATGTGAGGAAG AATCTGAGTTATTGGCCTCTCTGCAATTCAGAAAGGAAGATGGGTGGCTATCAGCATTTTACTCATGTTTGATTAGGAAG CATGAAAAAGAATATGTAGTTGAAGCAAAATTCAAGGAACTTGAACGAGAATCTTGCAGTATTTCGTCCTCGAGTTCCGGTGAAACTTTGAAAAATAACATTGATGTTTTGGCCTGCAAAGCTGAATACTACCACCAGAGTGGAGAGTACCAAAAATGTTGGCAACTGACATCTTC ATTACTTGAAAGAGACCCTTTCCATTTAAAGTGCACGTTAGTTCATTTGGCTGCTGCAATGGAGCTTGGTCATTCCAATGATCTTTATCTTTTGGCCTGCAACTTAGTGAAGGATTATCCTCAAAA AGCTCTTTCATGGTTTGCTGTTGGTTGCTATTACTACTGCATTAAGAAATATGATCAAGCTCGGAGATACTTCGG CAAAGCTACAGGGTTAGATGGGACGTTTCCTCCTGCTTGGATAGGTACAGGCATTGCTTATGCTGCTCAAGAGGAGGGCGACCAAGCAATGGCTGCATTTCGGACAGCAGCTCGGTTGTTTCCTGG ATGTCATCTGCCAACTTTGTACATGGGCATGCAATATGTGCGGATGCACAATTTCAAACTTGCAGAGCAG TTTTTCACGCAAGCAAAATCCATTTGCCCATCTGATCCACTTATATACAATGAGTTGGGCGTCGTAGCTTATAATATGAAAGA GTATCAAAAGGCAGTTCAATTTTTTGAGTTGACACTGGGCCATACTTCATCCTCTCAGAATGAAATGTGGGAGCCAACATTGGTGAATCTTGGGCACGCACTTCGGAAACTCAA GAAATATGATAATGCAGTGTCATATTATGAAAAGGCACTCACTTTTCCAACCAAAAGCTTGAGCGCATTCGCTGGTCTTGCTTATACTTACCATCTTATG GACAATTTTGAGGCTGCCATAAATTATTACCACAAG GCTCTGTGGTTGAAACCAGACGACCAGTTTTGCACAGACATGCTAACGTATGCTCTCGAGTCCAGCTGCCACAGCACTGCTCGTAGAAGAATAGTTTAG
- the LOC105915194 gene encoding uncharacterized protein LOC105915194, which produces MPLSAASIPNAFLLLILLVDATASAAASVPAGDGDVNTTVFTSGAATSSPRDDTEMYICYLCTGRNPLLIRYCPIYWDECHLVCYADADTSAAATASAIPAAAAPPSLGPPADPATGVRDEECYVMKLYRNGSYTIVSRLGCSQIARCLLSCGGGDMAHRNALGAATAGPATTAAIQGSFPPPRIADFQRCGTQVNAP; this is translated from the coding sequence ATGCCTCTCTCGGCAGCTTCCATCCCCaatgccttcctcctcctcatcctcctcgtagacgccacggcctccgccgccgcgtccgtcccggcgggcgacggcgacgtgaACACGACGGTGTTCACCAGTGGCGCGGCGACGTCGTCGCCCCGCGACGACACGGAGATGTACATCTGCTACCTCTGCACGGGGCGCAACCCGCTGCTGATCAGGTACTGCCCCATCTACTGGGACGAGTGCCACCTCGTCTGCTACGCCGACGCCGACAcgtctgccgccgccaccgcctccgccattcccgccgcggccgcgccgccgtcgctgggTCCGCCGGCCGACCCCGCTACCGGGGTGCGCGACGAGGAGTGCTACGTCATGAAGCTGTACCGTAACGGCAGCTACACCATCGTCAGCCGCCTGGGGTGCTCCCAGATCGCCAGGTGCCTCctctcctgcggcggcggcgacatggcCCACCGGAATGCCctgggcgccgccaccgcggggccggcgacgacggcggcgatccAGGGGAGCTTTCCGCCCCCGCGCATCGCGGATTTCCAGCGGTGCGGCACGCAGGTCAATGCTCCGTGA
- the LOC101772565 gene encoding uncharacterized protein LOC101772565 — protein sequence MAASAFIVQVSCVVAFLFAKTTVAGSNASASINATAMALRRSTEALPAAAAAAHNGSHQYTCYLCHKSRSLMIRRCPIAQDDCHVACVTLPTPSRPPSPPRGVAAPSGGGGGRDADDCYVMKAYPDGSWVVVDVVGCRATAAACYLACGNGDDEHGAGGVATPRGPLPHGLPEFQLCGDHLTARGGAVAGV from the coding sequence ATGGCTGCCTCGGCCTTCATCGTTCAGGTCTCATGCGTCGTCGCCTTCCTCTTCGCAAAGACCACGGTGGCCGGATCGAATGCCTCGGCGTCCATCAACGCCACCGCCATGGCGCTGCGCCGCTCCACCGAGgcgttgccggcggcggcggcggcggcgcacaacGGCTCGCACCAGTACACCTGCTACCTGTGCCACAAGAGCAGGAGCCTGATGATCAGGCGGTGCCCCATCGCGCAGGACGACTGCCACGTCGCCTGCGTGACGCTGCCGACCCCGTCCCGGccgccctcccctccccgcggGGTGGCCGcccccagcggcggcggcggcggcagggacgcCGACGACTGCTACGTCATGAAGGCGTACCCCGACGGCAGCTGggtcgtcgtcgacgtcgtcggGTGCAGGGCGACCGCCGCGGCGTGCTACCTCGCGTGCGGCAACGGCGACGACGAGCACGGCGCGGGCGGGGTGGCGACGCCGCGAGGGCCGCTGCCGCACGGCCTGCCCGAGTTCCAGCTGTGCGGCGACCATCTCACcgcgcggggcggcgccgtcgccggcgtgtAG
- the LOC101772972 gene encoding transcription factor MYB1 has translation MAVPNEAAVVVGVQPVPAAATKKSAWTMDEDAALREQVRAHGPQNWAAISAALPGRNPKSCRLRWCQHLTPGVDPARPFSPEEDEKIAHFHRLYPNKWATIAGFLPGRSDNAIKNRWNSVLGKQQPQHHQQQRAAAVPFLGLSDGTLPLFPLTSGDVRAFGRSVPVLRRPPPGDAGVDLSGACLKLFPLAPGDLVGGNDSGEAAEMDVDCSADDQTVTEMTLWPSTMAAFKAMVQAVRAP, from the coding sequence ATGGCGGTGCCGAACGAGGCGgctgtcgtcgtcggcgtccagccggttccggcggcggcgacgaagaAGTCGGCGTGGACCATGGACGAGGACGCCGCGCTGCGGGAGCAGGTGCGGGCACACGGCCCGCAGAACTGGGCGGCCATCAGCGCCGCGCTGCCCGGGCGCAACCCCAAGTCGTGCCGCCTCCGCTGGTGCCAGCACCTGACCCCCGGCGTCGACCCCGCGCGGCCCTTCTCCCCCGAGGAGGACGAGAAGATCGCCCACTTCCACCGCCTGTACCCCAACAAGTGGGCCACCATCGCGGGCTTCCTCCCCGGCCGCTCCGACAACGCCATCAAAAACCGCTGGAACTCCGTCCTCGGcaagcagcagccgcagcaccaccagcagcagcgggcGGCCGCTGTCCCCTTCCTCGGCCTCTCCGACGGGACGCTCCCGCTGTTCCCTCTGACGTCGGGGGATGTCAGGGCGTTCGGCAGAAGCGTCCCGgtgctccgccgcccgccgcccggcgacgCGGGGGTTGATCTGAGCGGCGCGTGCCTGAAGCTGTTCCCGCTGGCGCCAGGCGATCTCGTCGGGGGCAACGATTCAGGTGAAGCGGCGGAGATGGATGTGGATTGCAGCGCCGACGACCAGACGGTCACCGAGATGACGCTCTGGCCGAGCACGATGGCCGCGTTCAAGGCGATGGTGCAGGCAGTTCGGGCGCCCTAG
- the LOC101761228 gene encoding glutamate decarboxylase 1, whose product MVLSKAVSESDMSVHSTFASRYVRASLPRYRMPENSIPKEAAYQIINDELMLDGNPRLNLASFVTTWMEPECDKLIMAAINKNYVDMDEYPVTTELQNRCVNMIAHLFNAPLGESETAVGVGTVGSSEAIMLAGLAFKRRWQNKRKAEGKPFDKPNIVTGANVQVCWEKFARYFEVELREVKLRDGYYVMDPEKAVEMVDENTICVAAILGSTLNGEFEDVKLLNDLLEVKNRETGWETPIHVDAASGGFIAPFLYPELEWDFRLPWVKSINVSGHKYGLVYAGIGWCIWRNKEDLPEELIFHINYLGADQPTFTLNFSKGSSQVIAQYYQLIRHGFEGYRNIMENCHENAMVLKEGLEKTGRFNIVSKDEGVPLVAFSLKDRSRHDEFEISDMLRRFGWIVPAYTMPPDAQHVTVLRVVIREEFSRTLAERLVLDIEKVMYQLDALPSRLPPPPPPALLVKKKSELETQRSVTEAWKKFVLAKKTNGVC is encoded by the exons ATGGTGCTCTCCAAGGCCGTCTCCGAGAGTGACATGTCCGTGCACTCCACGTTCGCGTCGCGCTACGTCCGCGCTTCGCTCCCAAG GTACCGCATGCCGGAGAACTCGATCCCGAAGGAGGCGGCGTACCAGATCATCAACGACGAGCTGATGCTGGACGGGAACCCGCGCCTGAACCTGGCGTCCTTCGTCACCACCTGGATGGAGCCAGAGTGCGACAAGCTCATCATGGCCGCCATCAACAAGAACTACGTCGACATGGACGAGTACCCCGTCACCACCGAGCTCCAG AACCGGTGCGTGAACATGATCGCGCATCTCTTCAACGCGCCGCTCGGCGAGTCCGAGACGGCGGTGGGCGTCGGCACGGTGGGCTCGTCGGAGGCCATCATGCTGGCCGGGCTGGCCTTCAAGCGCAGGTGGCAGAACAAGCGCAAAGCCGAGGGCAAGCCGTTCGACAAGCCCAACATCGTCACCGGCGCCAACGTCCAG GTTTGCTGGGAGAAGTTCGCGAGGTATTTCGAGGTGGAGCTCAGGGAGGTGAAGCTGCGGGACGGCTACTACGTGATGGACCCGGAGAAGGCGGTGGAGATGGTGGACGAGAACACCATCTGCGTGGCCGCGATCCTGGGCTCCACGCTCAACGGCGAGTTCGAGGACGTGAAGCTGCTCAACGACCTGCTGGAGGTGAAGAACAGGGAGACCGGGTGGGAGACGCCCATCCACGTGgacgcggcgagcggcgggttCATCGCGCCGTTCCTGTACCCGGAGCTTGAGTGGGACTTCCGCCTGCCATGGGTGAAGAGCATCAACGTCAGCGGCCACAAGTACGGCCTCGTCTACGCCGGCATCGGCTGGTGCATCTGGCGCAACAAGGAGGACCTGCCGGAGGAGCTCATCTTCCACATCAACTACCTCGGCGCCGACCAGCCGACGTTCACGCTCAACTTCTCCAAGGGCTCCAGCCAAGTCATCGCGCAGTACTACCAGCTCATCCGCCATGGCTTCGAG GGGTATAGGAACATCATGGAGAACTGCCACGAGAACGCCATGGTGCTCAAGGAGGGGCTTGAGAAGACGGGGCGCTTCAACATCGTGTCCAAGGACGAGGGCGTGCCGCTGGTGGCCTTCTCGCTCAAGGACCGCAGCCGGCACGACGAGTTCGAAATCTCCGACATGCTGCGCCGCTTCGGCTGGATCGTGCCGGCCTACACCATGCCCCCCGACGCGCAGCACGTCACGGTGCTCCGCGTCGTCATCCGGGAGGAGTTCAGCCGCACCCTCGCCGAGCGCCTCGTCCTCGACATCGAGAAGGTCATGTACCAGCTGGACGCGCTCCCGTCCAGgctcccgccccctcccccgccggcgCTGCTGGTCAAGAAGAAGTCGGAGCTCGAGACGCAGAGGTCGGTCACGGAGGCGTGGAAGAAGTTTGTGCTCGCCAAGAAGACCAATGGCGTCTGCTAG